TGATTCCCGTATAGTTCATTACTGAGCCTCCGGAACAAAGATGTAAATGCCAAGAACATCTAGCGGAATTACGGGTTCAACCACCTTGAACCGGTCCGATTTCCGCTTTTCACCTAACGCCTTGTAATAGCGTTCGTGTTCCTGGATAAGGAGTTCCGCGCGTTCCTTTGCAAATGCGTCAAAGTCCGCCTGCTTTTCGCCGATGGTATCCAGTTCACGCTGGAGTTGCCTTTGCTGGATTTCGGGCGACAGGTCGCCTGCAGGGGCGGGATTCTTCATCAAGTCAGAAACCTCTTCCTTGGTGAGAATGGACTTGCTTACAGTCCGGTAGCCACGTGTCAAAATTTCTTCGGCAACCATATTGGAGCCATCCAATTTCAAGTCCTTGATAACATGGCGTGCTCTTAACAGGTATATAACCGTTCTTTCGTTCACATTTTTGGACTTTACTACTGCCGCCCTAGCCGCAAAACGACTATCCTCTTGATGGTGGGTTGCATCCGCCAAAACCTTTTCGCAAAGGCGTTCTACGGCTTCGCTATTGCGGCCCCAATAGGTTGTTCCTTCGGGAACGGGAGCCTTGAAAGAAATAGAAGTGCGTTTCTTGAAGAAATTTTTCAGGGTGTCAGGGATTTCTAGGCCTGCAAAATTCAAGATGCACTGCTCATCATTCATTTTTGAATTCTTCGCATAGATGTCTTGCATTACATCGTGAACAAAGGAATAGACCACTTCCGGATTACCAACACTTTCATCGGAGCGCTTCAAGTCTTCTTCGATTTCTTGAGCATGGATAGATTCCTGGGCAAGCATGGAACGGAGCACTTCTTCCTTTTTCACCGTTTCCTCGAAATACTTATCCATACCCGTATTGGCATACTTGAATTCATCTAGGTCAAACAAGGAAAGCTGCCCAGAAGCGTCTTTCTTTTTCTTGGCGTCGTTCAAAATCGCCTTGAAGATTGCATCCATAAACTCCTTGGAATTTTCCGGGAACGAGATAGAAACACCTATGCTGCCCTTGATTCGCTTTGCCTTTTCAAACAAAACTTTGAGAACCGTCTGGTCCATGGGATTGTCCTTCCCATAGAACATGCAGGTATGAACTTCGGTACGAATTTGACCAAAACGATCTACACGACCTTCTCGCTGTTCCAAACGGTTCGGATTCCATGGCAAATCGTAATGGAACACCGCATCAAAAATATCTTGAAGGTTAATACCTTCAGAAAGACAGTCCGTCGCCACAAGGATTCTCGGCTTTTTATCACCTTCTTCCGGCATCATCTGGCGAACACGTTCCTTACGGTCATCGTCAGGCAATTCACTGGTGATGCATTCTATGTGAACCTTGTTGCCAAACTTTTCGCGCAAGTTTTCTTCTACATAATGCGCGGTTTCGATGTATCGGCAGAAGATTACCGGTGAAACGCCTTGTTTTATCCACTGCTTGACAATTTCGCTACAGCCGAGCAGCTTATAGTCTTTTTCGAAACCCTTTAACCGCTCTAGTTCTGCAACAAAACTTTCAAACTTTGTTTTCTGCTCCGATTTCAATTGGGCTCTAGATGCAAGGCTCGTAGGGAGTTCATCGTTAGAGGCATCTAGTTTTTCAAATAGCGGATTTTCGTGTTCGATGGAATCGTCCACACCATCGTCTTCATCCAAGATGTCATTGACCTTACGCGAGAACATCTTTGCACCCGCAGCTGGGCTCGACATAATTCCGCGAAGGAATGCCAATGCAGTCCAATATCTAAAGCGCTGGTTTTTCGTACCCGAGACATTCTGCATCATATCGGATGCCATCTGCAAAACTTCGTCATAAAGTTTTTGATAAGGCTGCGACAGAGTATAACTTTGATCATGATCAATTTGCGATCTCTTGGGAAACGGCGTATTTTCATCTAGCCACTTGGTAATGTTACCGCGTTTCCGCTGAACAAAGAACTTTGCCAATTCCTTTTTTACAGAATCCGATTTGAACCATTCATCTTCTTCAAATTTCGGGTTCAGAATACCTAACAGCGACTTGAATTCTTCATCTTTTCCGGAATGGGGCGTCGCCGTCATCAAAATGACATGGCGTTTGTATTCCGGTTTTGCCAATTCCGACAATACACTATAGCGCAATTGTTGGTTCTTGAAAGCTCCAGCCGGTTTTGCGCAGGTATGGGCTTCGTCCACAATCAACAACTCAGGAGCATCCAATATGAATCGGCTCTTTTTGCTGTTATTGTCAAACTTGATGTAATCAATGCTTACAATCTGATAAGGATAATGTTTGAAGATGCTATTATCGTCATCGGGTTTCGCTTTTTCCAAAGCAGCCTGGGTACTACCACGAATAATGACGGCATCAATATTAAACTTGTCCTTCAATTCCGTCTGCCATTGCTCGCAAAGATGCGGCGGGCATAGAACGGCAAAACGCTTAATATCGCGACGTTCAATCAATTCCTTGACAATCAACAAAGATTCAATAGTTTTACCAATACCCACGTCATCGGCAATCATCAAGCGAATAGGGCCTTCTTGCTTGAGAGCCATGATAAGTGGGACCATCTGATAACTACGCGGACGGAAACCAAGTTTTGCCGCACAACGAAAAGGGCCTGCTGCATTACGCAAAGTCAAACGGGATGCATCATAGAGCAATTTTGCGCTACGGACATTGCCAAGGTCTTTTTCAGACGGAAGGCCAAAATGCGCGGCTGTTACCGCATCACGCTCAACATTCAAAGGCAAGTAAATACCAATACAATCGTCTTCGCCACCATCAAGAGCTTTCAACCTCAAAAGATTCTTGTCTTCCGATGGCAAAACAATCCAATCACGGCCACGAGTGTTTACAATGGTGCCGGTACGCCAATCTTGCATTTGTTCACTCACTTGTCAGCCACCTTTCTGAAAATATCCTTTCGTTTCGCTACGACATCATCCAGATTGTCTTTGTAGTAATAGACTATATAATCCAGCCCTTTATCGAGCAACGCTTCTCGTTGCTTTGTGTCGCGTTCCATCACATTATTCTCATCGTGCGGCGAGCCGTCACAGAATACATATGTGGGTAAAGATCCCGAATCAGGCGCATAGTAGAAATCAGGCTGGCAATATAAGCCATCAACTCGCCTTTGGGCCTCATCGGGTAGGCGTAAACCATGAGCATAGAGATAATTCAGGAATTTCAATTCCGTAGAACTATTCTTGTCATAAGTTTCCAAAAGTCGCTGGTACTGGGCTTCGTAACGGGCAGAATCCGATTTACCCACTTGAATTTGACAATTCAACAAGCGTTCCACGGTATTCTTAATCGTAAATCGATCTATAACAGCATGGTCCGTCTGGTTGTAATAACTCAAGAAATCCTTATAACTAGCCTTATCCTTGTAGGTTTCATCATCAAATCGGCAGAGTTTCTGGATTTCGTTTACAACCTTGTGCCAACCTTCGTTATCTTCGGTCAACGACTTCAACACACCAAGGCTTTCTTCGGCAGATTCATACAGAAGAATGTTCGGCGCTTCAGGATCGCCAATCGGAGTAACACCGAGTTCAGAACTTTCGATACTGAAAACATTTTCTATTGCCGTTTTCAAAGCATATTGCAGCGTAACGCGGCCAGCATAATCCAAACCAAGAATACTTACAGGTTCCACATAGAGCGCATCTGCAGTATCTGTGGTATAAATCTTCACCACACTTAAATTGTTATAGGTTTTTTGAGAATTTGGATTATCCTTTTCACCAGCAAGTTTATTTCTATATCCATGTGATTTCCAATCGCCGGAAACATTGTTCAGCACAAAGCCTTCCAGTTCTTGGTTTTTCCACTTGTTGTTGATATAGACTAGCTTTGCCGCAGGAATATAGCGGATTCTAAGAAGCAAATCGCCACCCGCGAGCAACCTCAATTCCTTGATATCACTCTTATTGCCATCATAGGCGAAATAAGTGTCGATTACGTAACCCATACGGGTGCGTTCTTCTTCATCGCAGGTAATGTGAACCTTCTTTTCAGCCACTTGGTCCGTCATCGACATCAAATCCGTAAATTTCTTACGGTCACTGCCGATTTCTGCACCAGTCCAAGGGTCATTATTCACATTCTGTTGGTCATCAAACAGAATATATCCACTCTTTGTGCATACCAACGCATCAGAACCTTTCTGGTGAACTTCGGAAAGTTGCGAACTGACAACCTTATACTTTGCTCCGTTATGGTACACAAGATTTTCAGGCCCCATTTCGCGCAAAGCGAGATTTCTCGGTCTGCTTAAGGACTCAGCCACCTCATTTTTATCCTTGTTGCTCAGCAGCAAGTGAATCGGCAAGCGTGTAAAGTTGTACCCAGGCAAGAAGCCTTCACTAGCCAAATAACGGAACGGATAGAATTCGGATTGAGATTCTCCAGAATTAGACTTATCTCTATTCAGCAACAAATTGCGGAAAGCCAACGCCCTTGCCTGATTTTGCTTTGCCGTTCTATATTCGTCACTAGTCGATTTATAAATCGGATTTTCCAGAATTTTATCTGCTGCAGCCAATTGAATCTGCTGTTGGATAAATAGATTTTTCCAACGGCTCATCGATTTTTCAAACTCACTACCAAGGCTTTGCAGAACACGCGTCGCCCAGTTATCGTTATACCAGTTGGTTTTGGCAAGATCGCCTGCAATATCAGCAACAACCGCATTCCATCTATCAAGAATGTCCTGCGAGTTTTTATCAGCATCAACCAAAGATTGCTTTGTCTCATTCTTTAAAGGCAAATCAGGGTGATCGATGATGATAAATTCACCCATGCTGCCACCAGAAATGCCACTAACACCACGATGCGTGAGAAACAGAGCATCAAAGTGACTTCTCAACAAGTCCTGATTCAACAGGTCAAGTTTTGGCGGTTTGACTTCACCAGCAACAATTTCTCTAGGATTGGCAAAATAATGAGCATCATGAGCCGAGCGCTGACTGCAACTCGTAAACACCAATGCCGGCTGCCCACTACGCCCCGCGCGACCAGAACGCTGTGCATAGTTAGAAGCATTCGGTGGAACATTTCGCATATGGACTATGCTCAGGTCCGAAATGTCAATGCCCAACTCCATTGTCGGAGAGCAGAACAATGTTGAAAACGCACCCGCTCTAAAATCTTGCTCTCTTTGCTGACGTTCTTCTTTAGTAATTTGCCCAGTATGTTCCTTTGAAACAATTCTAGAAGTCAAAGAAGACGACAAATACAACTTTCTGAAATATTCGTTGGGCTTACGCTTTGCATTTTTACTATTCCGATGGAAAATCATGTCATCAGGAACATAGCCATCGCCCTTCTTCCACAAAAGGGTTTCAACATTCAAAATGTAAACGACTGCGTTTTCATTGCCCTGCTTTACTTTTTCTTCACTTCGCAAATAATTCGCTTCACAAAGCGTATTCAACAACGCTTCTACAAATTCATCATAGCGCTCGCCATTGATATTGACATAGCCTTGAAGCTTATCTTTGATATAGCGACCCAAACGGCTTTGCATACCCACAGATTGAGTATAGATTGCACGCATCTTGGTTCGCTTGAGAGCCATCCAAGTCGGTTCTGGAATATCCGATTCCTCGGGAACCCAATTGGGCAACAAATTGTTTTCAAAGGATTGAAGATTTTCCTTAATCTTGCTTGCGTTATAAAAGCTTTCGTGATAAATCGAATAACTCTTGCGGAAATACTCCAGCACATTGAAACAAATTTCTTTTAAATCATCCTTTGTAATAGAAGTATTCCACTTATTGTTGAAGGTATCCAAGAACACTTTCCACGGACTTTCTTCCATTACTTCATCAAAGCCTTCATACTCAACCCGCATAAGTCCGCAAGGTTCAAGCCCTGGCATATTGATTTTCCAGGAATTTGACAGATCCTTCAACAGAAGATATTTGAGCAAGGTTTTAAATGTATCTTCCGCCTTCTTTTGTGCCGTACGGAAACCTGAATCACCATTTTTATTGTAATCAGCAATGCCGATATTCATGCAAGCATAGACTTTATTTTCCAATTCGGCAAAAGAAATAATGCCATTATTATTCAAAGCCCTCGCAAGAGCACTTCTAATTCGCAATGTATTGACGAAGTCATTAAAATGGCCTGCCTGTAAAGATGCATCCTGTCTATTGTCAGTAAAACTCAGAAGTTTTGTATCCTGGTTTTCAAAGCCAGATGCCGCCATTGAATTAAGGATATTTAGAGAAAGTACCGTTGTTGAAGTGGAACGGCCTTCCATGCCAATGCGAGTCAACTTTGCAAATTCAGATGTTTGATGATGATAAACATCGCCACTAGTCGGGTCATAAACAAATCCCGTCGGAATATACCAAACATTCCTGTCGGAAAACATCTCGGTATCTGAACTAAAATCGCCTTTTACACTAATGCTTATAAGCTGCGGGAACTTATCCACATACTGCTTTTTCAGAACAACCGAACCGTTCTTATAATCAACAAAGTCATTCGGGAGGCTTAAAATATCTTCTTTAGGGTTCCATTCCGCTTCGTCAATCAAATAGCCACAAGAGATATCAGCCTTATCATCTTCACTAACTAGCGAATCGCCAAAATCGCGAGTTTCCAGCTTTCCTGTTTTTTCGTTCTTCTTTACGCAAATAAATGGTTTGCCAGAGGTTCGACTGAAAACAACCGGATACAGTGGGCAATCAACGCCATTAACATTCTTCGACGGCAGCCCGTCAAAACACACAACCCTGTCCGATTCTTCATCACCTTCAGCAGGTTTATGCAAAGAGACCGAAACACTCGTGGACTGAGAAATAAACTGATGCAGTTTATACGGCAACACAAAACTCTTGCGAAGTTTCTTTTCAACATTCTCCCTGGCGATGATTTCATTCACCATTGAAATCGAGTTAAAAAGATTCTTCAACGCAACAGAGCACTTTTCAACATTTACAGATGTATACTCCGACAACTTTTCGGACATTTCATCAAGGGTCAGAGGAACCCCTCTTCTCAAGACCCCGTTTTCATTCTTCAATGCAACAGAATGTTCAACCCACTTGAACAAGGCATTCTGAATCAAATACTGTTCCGCATTTATCGGTTGCGTAAAGGACTCAACAACAGTCTTCAATTCATCAGCAGACGGAACAGTTTCATCAGAGATAGACTTCAAAGACTCTTCTATAATCTGATCGCGTTCAAATTTTTGACCAAAGAACAAAGAAGCAACCTTAGCGACAGCCTCCTTTCGCTCTTCAGTAGATGTTCCGCTCGCCATAGTTGCAGAGGTTCCCATGCACGTAATATGATGAGAACACTCCGCCTTTATACGGCGAATCAGCATAGCCACATCTGCACCTTGACGTCCTCTAAACGTATGCAATTCATCAAAGGCAATGTATTGAAGATTTTTAAAGAGAGCCTGCTTGATCGAATTATCGCTTTGACGAGTCAAAAGATATTCCAACATCATGTAGTTGGTCAAAAGAATATGCGGCGGATTTTCTCGAATTTTCTTTCGAGAATCTTCACTTTCTTGACCCGTATATTGATTAAAACTAATCGGAAAATCTTCACCAGTCAGGTTCTTGTAATTCCGCGCGTACTTCTCTATTTCATTCGTTTGAGAATTGATAAGAGCGTTCATCGGGTAAACAATCAAGCCCGTTACACCAGAAGTCTTATCTCTAATAGCGGCGTTTATAATTGTGCCGAGAAAAGTCAGAGATTTTCCCGAGCCCGTTCCTGAGGTGACGGTAAAGTCTCGACCTTGCGCACCAAGTCTCAGAGCTTCTTCTTGGTGCTTATAAAGATTAAATCCTTTGAAGATTTTATCCATCTTTTCATCAAGAAGACCTTCATCGACAAGTTGCCTTAAAGAACATCCTTCTTGATAAGATGGGTTGAACTGAATCAACGGGTCAGGCCACATTGATTTCTGGTCGCCGTAACTTTTCAGTTCCTTTAGAATTTGGGGATCGTCAATGTCAACGAAGCTGTTAGCAAAAGACTTATACTGCGACATAATGTCTTCGTGCAGTCTAAAAAAATCTTTAGTAGCCTCGGCCATAGCAAGACTCTCCCATATATAAAAATCATATAACCAAAACACCCTAAAACCATGATTTTAGAGCAATTATTTCGTTCATAGAATATAACTTAAAAATGCAATTGATTTCTTAAAAACAAGCCTACATGTGAGTTTTTATGGCACAAAGCACCCTTTAGCGGAAATCATCATCCGACACGATGAATTTTTCAATGTTTTTTATTCCTCAGAAAGTCGCGCCAATTCAAGTCCAACAGTATTTACAAACAAACTTTCTTCCATTTCAACAAACCATTACCAAAATTCAACAATGTCAAAAAAAATTTTTTATTTTTGGACAAACTCATACATATCTACAGGATTAAACATGAAAGTTTCAACATCAGAAGCATCTATTTCTACAAAAACAGAGTACGAAAATTTATACATAAATAATCAAGCAACGACCACCAGCAACGCGTCCTCCGAAGAAAATACAACAAATCAAGAACCTCCCACCAACGGAAATCCTTCTCCATCCCCTTCCCCAATTCAAAGAAATCCTATCAGCGATACTTCAAAAAGCAAAAAAGAAAAAGCTTTAGAAATGGCGTTGGACACTCGTAAATTTGAAATAGAGCTATATTGGAAACGTGCTACATATTTTTGGGCGTTCATCGCATTAGCGTTCACATCCTTTTTCTTAGTTGCAGATGCCGAAAATATGGATAAAATTTTAAAAAATGAATTACAAGTAATAATTTCGGCCTTGGGAATTTTTTTATCTGTTTGTTGGTTTTTAGCAAACAAAGGATCAAAATATTGGCAAGAGAACTGGGAATTCCATGTAGACCTTCTTGAAGACGAAATAATGGGACCTTTATACAAAACTACAAAATCATATAAAGGACGTAAGAATTTTCTACTCCCTTGGAAATCCTACAAATTTTCCGTAGGGAAAATTAACATGATGCTTTCAGCAACAATGATTATTTTTTGGATTGTAGTCTTTATAGAAGCACTAACACTAACCAATTACACCTACAACGTCACAATCATCATAATCTTGCTCGTTTTGCTCTTGTTTTTAATTTGGAACGCTCGATCCACGGGTAGCAACGGTCAAGGAGGAAACAATTCATTTGATCAGCGACAAATAGACGACGACACTTCACCAGAAAGTCACGCAACAATACCGCCAACAGGACAAACTTTAAACACGGTAAATAAAAAATTTTCTTTTTTCAAATACTTTGAAGTAATTGGGTTAGCTCTTTTACTATCTGCATTTGGCTGGGAAATTGTAGAACGAAAAACAGAGACTCTTTCATTCAACAGAGAATGGTATTACATTAACGAAAAATTAGATCAAATATGGCGGGCAAATCAAGCTATTTGTGAAACTGTCAAATGCCCTCAATACAAATGGACTATAGGTATGAATTTTGGCTTCTGGCCCAAATGGGATTCCCCCAATCGCATAGGAGAGCAACACGAGACATTTCAAAACATTAGATGTGCTCTTTATATTCTTGGTTCATTAATGGTTATAATCGGGAGATGTGTTAGTATAAAAAAAGAAAACGAGTCGTCAATCAAATCTCCGCAACCACCATCCGCATAACGTTTTCATATCCACACACAAAAAAACATCATGAACATCCTCAAACAGATAAAAGCCATCAACCAAAAAGGCCTTAGCAACAGTCTCATTTCTATCTATTACAACATAGGCAGGGCCTTACCTTTTCGCGCACAAAGATTTCCTGATGGTAGAATATCCGATTGGTACAGATCACAATTCGTAGAAGTCCACGAAGTAAAACCAAGTGGAAAAGGTGGAAAGTATGGCCACGCCTATGGTTTTCACTATAGAAACGGTGAACGAGCAGATGCATACGAAAACGAACCAGAAATCAGTTGGTGTTTAAAAACCGACACCGAACCGAAATCAATCCCCTGTGCAGCTTGCGGCTCATGGGTCCTTCTAGATATTCTTGGCGAACCTACCGCTGAACCCGCCAAGGTATACAGAATTAATGATGTTTTAGAAAAAGGCAAGCATAAGGGGAAACCTTTATCTGAAGTTGTTCTTTCTGATTGGAATTGGATTAAATGGGCTAACGAGAACACAGAACAATTCTTATTTGACATGGACGAATTGACTGAAGAAAGAAATAAACACATTAAGCCAATCCTTCCAGATGATATTCTAACATTTGGAAAGTACAACGGAAAGAGTTTTAAATATATAGCAGAAAATGATTTAAATTATCTTGAATGGCTCGCTTCTAAAAATGAAGATTATATAAAAATATATGAATCCTTAAAGAAAGAATTCACTCTACCTCCGGAACAATAAGCGGGGCGTTGCGGGGTGTCCCCGCTAGTGATGTGAACCCCAAAAGTTAGACACAACTTTAGAGGCTAGCATGACAAAAATACACACAGAAGAAGAATGGCAAAGAGTCCTCGACCTGCACAAGGAGGGTATGTTGCCTAGGGCGATAGCTCGCCTAGTTGGCATATCGGAACGGGAAGTCAAGCACCGCTGCCGAATGTACGATCTGACAGGTACGTTCCAGACGGTACCACGCATAGGACGCCCTGTAGACTTCAATGTAAAATGTGCGGCTGTGGACGATGTGGTAAAAAAATCGCTATCTTGTGTCCTGGTATGTGCCAAGTATGATATAAGCCGTTCCGCCATAAAAGACTGGTTAAGCAAGTTTAGGCAAGGCGGCTACAAGAATCTGCGGGACAAGAAACCAGGAGGGAGTTTCCCAAGAATGCCTAAAAAGAAGAATATCCGAGCAGGAGCCGGCGAGTTAGAGCGCCTCAGAGAGGAAAACGAGTACTTGAAAGCCGAGGTCGCCTACCTAAAAAAATTAAAGGCCCTAGACCAGGAAGAAAGTGCCGAGATGTTCGGTATAGGGCCCAGGTCGTTCACGAACTGAGCGGTGAATACCCTCTCAAGCATCTCCTGAAGGCAAGCGGATTATCCCGCTCGACATACTATTACCATCTCCGTGAAAAGCCCGACCGCTACGCCGATGAACGCAGCCGGATAAAGGCCATCCACATGGAGCATAAGGGCCGCTACGGCTACAACCGAATCAGTATCCAGCTGAAAAGCGAGGGCTTTTCGATCAATCACAAAACCGTGTACAGAATCATGAAGGAAGAGAATCTGAAAAATGTCCGCAGGCGCCGCCACTACCACTCCTACAAGGGAGAAATAGGCAAGGTTGCGAAGAACATAGTGAACCGCAACTTTATGACAACGGCGCCAAACCAGAAATGGACAACCGATGTGACCCAGATAAACATCGGTGAGGAAAAGTGTTATCTGTCACCGATACTAGACATGTACAATGGCGAAATCGTCTGCTATACGATATCAGACCATCCAAACTTGAAGATGGTCATTAGAATGCTGGACAAGGCATACGGGTCAAGGAAAATAGAGAAAGGACTGATATTGCACTCCGATCAGGGGTGGCATTACCAGCATTACAACTATCAGCTGTCGCTGAAACAGCATGGCATAATCCAAAGCATGAGTCGCAAGGGCAACTGCCTGGACAATGCCATGATGGAGAACTTCTTCGGGATAATGAAATCCGAGTTGCTCTATCCGAATACCTTCAAAGATGTGGACCACTTTAAGCGGGAACTGAAAAAATATATCGAATACTACAACAATGACCGGATAAAACTGCGCCTAAACGGAATGAGCCCGGTACAATACCGGACTCATAACTCAGTTTTATCCTAACTTTAAACTGTCCAACTTTTTGGGGTCGGTTCACTAGAAGGGGTAGCGGATGACGCATGGAGATTCCCGCCTTCGCGGGGATGACATGTGGCAGGAGCGAGGGGAGCGCCCTCCCCTACGCAGGTTCGTTTTAGCCTAGTTGTCCAGGCAACACGAGCTTTTCCTTCTGCAGAAACTCCTTATCGTACTTCTCGAATGCCTCGGGGTTGCGCATGGCGACAAAGTACGGTTCGGGGTCGCGGTAACTGCCGGTGATTCCGTCGAGGAACCCTTCTTGCAGTTCTTTGCAGAGGAAGTAGGGTGCGTCACTTTCGGGGTCATCAGCGTAGCGGATTCCCCTGGCGCTCGCGACCACAAAGCCGCTCTTGCCGTAGAACGCGATGTTCCCGCAAATCAGGAGGCAACCCGCGCCCATCTCGGCGGCAATTCGCATGGAATGGTCGAGCAATGTTTTCCCGTATCCCTTGCGCTTGTAGTCGGTGCGGATGCTGATGGGCCCGAAGGTCATCATGCGGATTTTGCGCCCGTCGTCGGCGTCGATGTGCGACCACGCGTACATCACGTGCCCGATGATTTCGCCGTCTACTTCGAGCACGAGCGAGAGTTCCGGCACAAAGTCGGGCTCGCTCCTGTAGCAGTGC
The nucleotide sequence above comes from Fibrobacter sp. UWB15. Encoded proteins:
- a CDS encoding helicase-related protein, whose product is MSEQMQDWRTGTIVNTRGRDWIVLPSEDKNLLRLKALDGGEDDCIGIYLPLNVERDAVTAAHFGLPSEKDLGNVRSAKLLYDASRLTLRNAAGPFRCAAKLGFRPRSYQMVPLIMALKQEGPIRLMIADDVGIGKTIESLLIVKELIERRDIKRFAVLCPPHLCEQWQTELKDKFNIDAVIIRGSTQAALEKAKPDDDNSIFKHYPYQIVSIDYIKFDNNSKKSRFILDAPELLIVDEAHTCAKPAGAFKNQQLRYSVLSELAKPEYKRHVILMTATPHSGKDEEFKSLLGILNPKFEEDEWFKSDSVKKELAKFFVQRKRGNITKWLDENTPFPKRSQIDHDQSYTLSQPYQKLYDEVLQMASDMMQNVSGTKNQRFRYWTALAFLRGIMSSPAAGAKMFSRKVNDILDEDDGVDDSIEHENPLFEKLDASNDELPTSLASRAQLKSEQKTKFESFVAELERLKGFEKDYKLLGCSEIVKQWIKQGVSPVIFCRYIETAHYVEENLREKFGNKVHIECITSELPDDDRKERVRQMMPEEGDKKPRILVATDCLSEGINLQDIFDAVFHYDLPWNPNRLEQREGRVDRFGQIRTEVHTCMFYGKDNPMDQTVLKVLFEKAKRIKGSIGVSISFPENSKEFMDAIFKAILNDAKKKKDASGQLSLFDLDEFKYANTGMDKYFEETVKKEEVLRSMLAQESIHAQEIEEDLKRSDESVGNPEVVYSFVHDVMQDIYAKNSKMNDEQCILNFAGLEIPDTLKNFFKKRTSISFKAPVPEGTTYWGRNSEAVERLCEKVLADATHHQEDSRFAARAAVVKSKNVNERTVIYLLRARHVIKDLKLDGSNMVAEEILTRGYRTVSKSILTKEEVSDLMKNPAPAGDLSPEIQQRQLQRELDTIGEKQADFDAFAKERAELLIQEHERYYKALGEKRKSDRFKVVEPVIPLDVLGIYIFVPEAQ
- a CDS encoding DEAD/DEAH box helicase; translated protein: MAEATKDFFRLHEDIMSQYKSFANSFVDIDDPQILKELKSYGDQKSMWPDPLIQFNPSYQEGCSLRQLVDEGLLDEKMDKIFKGFNLYKHQEEALRLGAQGRDFTVTSGTGSGKSLTFLGTIINAAIRDKTSGVTGLIVYPMNALINSQTNEIEKYARNYKNLTGEDFPISFNQYTGQESEDSRKKIRENPPHILLTNYMMLEYLLTRQSDNSIKQALFKNLQYIAFDELHTFRGRQGADVAMLIRRIKAECSHHITCMGTSATMASGTSTEERKEAVAKVASLFFGQKFERDQIIEESLKSISDETVPSADELKTVVESFTQPINAEQYLIQNALFKWVEHSVALKNENGVLRRGVPLTLDEMSEKLSEYTSVNVEKCSVALKNLFNSISMVNEIIARENVEKKLRKSFVLPYKLHQFISQSTSVSVSLHKPAEGDEESDRVVCFDGLPSKNVNGVDCPLYPVVFSRTSGKPFICVKKNEKTGKLETRDFGDSLVSEDDKADISCGYLIDEAEWNPKEDILSLPNDFVDYKNGSVVLKKQYVDKFPQLISISVKGDFSSDTEMFSDRNVWYIPTGFVYDPTSGDVYHHQTSEFAKLTRIGMEGRSTSTTVLSLNILNSMAASGFENQDTKLLSFTDNRQDASLQAGHFNDFVNTLRIRSALARALNNNGIISFAELENKVYACMNIGIADYNKNGDSGFRTAQKKAEDTFKTLLKYLLLKDLSNSWKINMPGLEPCGLMRVEYEGFDEVMEESPWKVFLDTFNNKWNTSITKDDLKEICFNVLEYFRKSYSIYHESFYNASKIKENLQSFENNLLPNWVPEESDIPEPTWMALKRTKMRAIYTQSVGMQSRLGRYIKDKLQGYVNINGERYDEFVEALLNTLCEANYLRSEEKVKQGNENAVVYILNVETLLWKKGDGYVPDDMIFHRNSKNAKRKPNEYFRKLYLSSSLTSRIVSKEHTGQITKEERQQREQDFRAGAFSTLFCSPTMELGIDISDLSIVHMRNVPPNASNYAQRSGRAGRSGQPALVFTSCSQRSAHDAHYFANPREIVAGEVKPPKLDLLNQDLLRSHFDALFLTHRGVSGISGGSMGEFIIIDHPDLPLKNETKQSLVDADKNSQDILDRWNAVVADIAGDLAKTNWYNDNWATRVLQSLGSEFEKSMSRWKNLFIQQQIQLAAADKILENPIYKSTSDEYRTAKQNQARALAFRNLLLNRDKSNSGESQSEFYPFRYLASEGFLPGYNFTRLPIHLLLSNKDKNEVAESLSRPRNLALREMGPENLVYHNGAKYKVVSSQLSEVHQKGSDALVCTKSGYILFDDQQNVNNDPWTGAEIGSDRKKFTDLMSMTDQVAEKKVHITCDEEERTRMGYVIDTYFAYDGNKSDIKELRLLAGGDLLLRIRYIPAAKLVYINNKWKNQELEGFVLNNVSGDWKSHGYRNKLAGEKDNPNSQKTYNNLSVVKIYTTDTADALYVEPVSILGLDYAGRVTLQYALKTAIENVFSIESSELGVTPIGDPEAPNILLYESAEESLGVLKSLTEDNEGWHKVVNEIQKLCRFDDETYKDKASYKDFLSYYNQTDHAVIDRFTIKNTVERLLNCQIQVGKSDSARYEAQYQRLLETYDKNSSTELKFLNYLYAHGLRLPDEAQRRVDGLYCQPDFYYAPDSGSLPTYVFCDGSPHDENNVMERDTKQREALLDKGLDYIVYYYKDNLDDVVAKRKDIFRKVADK
- a CDS encoding helix-turn-helix domain-containing protein; translated protein: MTKIHTEEEWQRVLDLHKEGMLPRAIARLVGISEREVKHRCRMYDLTGTFQTVPRIGRPVDFNVKCAAVDDVVKKSLSCVLVCAKYDISRSAIKDWLSKFRQGGYKNLRDKKPGGSFPRMPKKKNIRAGAGELERLREENEYLKAEVAYLKKLKALDQEESAEMFGIGPRSFTN
- a CDS encoding IS3 family transposase encodes the protein MKASGLSRSTYYYHLREKPDRYADERSRIKAIHMEHKGRYGYNRISIQLKSEGFSINHKTVYRIMKEENLKNVRRRRHYHSYKGEIGKVAKNIVNRNFMTTAPNQKWTTDVTQINIGEEKCYLSPILDMYNGEIVCYTISDHPNLKMVIRMLDKAYGSRKIEKGLILHSDQGWHYQHYNYQLSLKQHGIIQSMSRKGNCLDNAMMENFFGIMKSELLYPNTFKDVDHFKRELKKYIEYYNNDRIKLRLNGMSPVQYRTHNSVLS
- a CDS encoding GNAT family N-acetyltransferase yields the protein MKNYTIRTEQPRDFKTVENLTREAFWNVYRPGCTEHYVLHCYRSEPDFVPELSLVLEVDGEIIGHVMYAWSHIDADDGRKIRMMTFGPISIRTDYKRKGYGKTLLDHSMRIAAEMGAGCLLICGNIAFYGKSGFVVASARGIRYADDPESDAPYFLCKELQEGFLDGITGSYRDPEPYFVAMRNPEAFEKYDKEFLQKEKLVLPGQLG